One Archocentrus centrarchus isolate MPI-CPG fArcCen1 chromosome 14, fArcCen1, whole genome shotgun sequence DNA window includes the following coding sequences:
- the flrt1a gene encoding leucine-rich repeat transmembrane protein FLRT1 encodes MLTFAIMAPVCATNLRAWLFMLFIWLTLHTNMLQFAAATIQGYLGDTDMTCPSVCRCDEDFIYCNDRGLNSIPSLPPSASVLYLQNNHINNPGLPISLERHLAVRVVYLYDNELDEFPMHLPPSVRELHLQDNNIRTIPRTALARMPLLEKLHLDDNSISTVSIEDQAFADNPRLRLLFLSRNHLSSIPSGLPASLEELRLDDNRISTIPTHAFRGLNSLRCLVLDGNLLANQRIADDTFSRLSNLSELSLVRNSLQTPPVNLPSAHLQRLSLQDNALTHMPRGSLDGMRRLQRLDLSGNNLTTLPKGLFKDLDNLSQLLVRGNPWHCGCNLRWLYDWLRARGNSITVRGLTCHGPDRVRDMALTDLTSEMEECEVVRVGTRDKGGLGGVESSTTNTPPQGSLFTLRSKRLGLGLPDSALDYTLSSSGVGKSLALNVKPLSHNSIRVTWSVAQPSSSFRLSWLRLGTGNAMGSITETLVRGDRREYLLTSLQPRSNYIICMVPLPASSESKGMLSGDTDSDEALVCAKAETSDLSPVEEEESEESQQMTALPLAGIIGGATAIVSLALIFGVFCWYGHRTGHLCARDHYTRSSSRKSKTYDDYIESGTKKDNTILEIRGPGFQMTPMAACQPMQPKPLREDYIIHTIFPSNGTGLYKGTNHVSNAGHGSNRGYREGGIPDIDYCYT; translated from the coding sequence ATGCTTACGTTCGCCATTATGGCACCTGTATGTGCAACCAACCTAAGGGCTTGGCTCTTCATGCTGTTTATTTGGTTGACACTACATACCAACATGCTTCAATTTGCTGCAGCCACGATACAAGGGTACCTTGGAGATACAGACATGACATGCCCATCTGTGTGCAGGTGTGATGAAGACTTTATCTACTGTAATGATCGTGGTCTGAACTCCATCCCATCACTGCCTCCTTCAGCGTCCGTCCTTTACCTTCAAAACAACCACATAAACAACCCAGGCTTGCCCATATCTTTAGAGCGCCATCTTGCTGTCCGTGTGGTCTACCTCTATGATAATGAACTGGATGAATTTCCTATGCACCTGCCACCATCTGTACGAGAACTGCATTTGCAGGACAACAACATCCGTACTATCCCTCGTACCGCACTGGCTCGGATGCCGTTGTTAGAGAAGCTTCACTTGGATGACAACTCGATTTCTACTGTCTCCATCGAGGATCAAGCCTTTGCTGATAACCCACGGCTGCGCTTGCTTTTTCTTTCGCGCAACCACTTGTCTAGTATCCCCTCAGGCCTACCTGCCTCTTTGGAAGAACTCCGCCTAGATGATAATCGAATCTCCACTATCCCAACCCATGCCTTCCGAGGCCTGAACTCACTTAGATGTCTTGTCCTGGATGGGAACCTTCTGGCAAACCAGCGCATTGCTGATGACACATTTTCTCGCCTTTCCAACTTGTCCGAGCTATCTCTAGTCCGCAACTCCCTCCAGACCCCACCTGTCAACCTACCCAGCGCCCATCTACAGAGACTATCTTTACAGGATAATGCCTTGACTCATATGCCACGTGGTTCATTGGACGGTATGCGCAGGCTGCAGAGGCTGGATCTGTCAGGAAATAACCTGACCACACTGCCAAAAGGACTGTTCAAAGACCTAGATAATCTGAGTCAGCTGCTGGTGCGAGGAAATCCTTGGCACTGTGGATGCAACCTTCGCTGGCTGTATGACTGGCTCCGTGCCCGTGGTAACTCCATCACTGTCAGAGGTCTAACTTGCCACGGGCCTGACAGGGTGCGAGACATGGCTTTGACAGACCTGACCAGCGAGATGGAGGAATGTGAAGTGGTCAGAGTAGGGACCAGAGACAAAGGGGGTTTAGGTGGAGTTGAGAGTTCTACCACCAATACCCCTCCACAGGGCTCTCTCTTCACCCTCCGTTCAAAGCGACTCGGCTTGGGGCTTCCTGATTCTGCATTAGACTACACTCTTAGCAGCAGTGGTGTGGGGAAGAGCCTGGCCTTGAATGTGAAACCTCTGTCTCACAATAGCATCCGGGTCACCTGGAGCGTGGCTCAGCCCAGCTCTTCCTTTAGGTTGAGCTGGCTCCGACTTGGTACTGGGAATGCCATGGGATCAATCACGGAGACACTTGTCCGGGGCGATCGTCGAGAGTATCTGCTTACCTCCTTGCAACCACGTTCTAACTATATCATCTGCATGGTGCCCCTACCTGCCAGTTCAGAAAGCAAAGGGATGCTTTCTGGAGACACTGACTCTGATGAAGCTCTGGTTTGTGCAAAAGCTGAAACGTCAGACCTCAGcccagtggaggaggaggagagtgaagagtcacagcagatgacagcACTACCCCTGGCAGGGATCATTGGTGGGGCTACTGCCATTGTATCTTTGGCCCTTATTTTTGGTGTCTTTTGTTGGTATGGACATAGGACTGGGCATTTGTGTGCCCGTGACCACTATACTCGCAGCAGCTCGAGAAAAAGCAAAACCTATGATGATTATATTGAGTCTGGCACAAAAAAGGACAATACCATCCTGGAAATCCGTGGCCCAGGGTTCCAGATGACACCTATGGCTGCTTGCCAGCCAATGCAGCCGAAACCCTTACGAGAGGATTACATCATTCATACCATATTTCCCTCCAATGGCACTGGCTTGTACAAAGGTACCAACCATGTTTCTAATGCAGGACATGGCTCCAACCGTGGCTATAGAGAAGGAGGAATCCCAGATATAGACTACTGTTACACATGA